The genome window CGCGGTATATTCTCGTTTTTGGAGTCGCGGAAGCCCACGCAACAGGAACTTGACGAGTGTGAGCACATCATACTCACCTCTGATGTGCCGTGGGAGCCTTGCTCAGCGGACTTTGCCCGTCGAGAAGAAGAGGCCGCTAAGAGAGACCGGAGCGTATCATTGGTAGACACAACGGGACTTTCCACTGGCCACGCAATCCTATCAGCACACCCATATGGTATACGAACTGTTGCGGCTTCGCAGCGAATACTTGAGACTTTTTGTTCCTTGACAGAGGTTGAATTGTGCGAGACAAATCTGGCGGACCGCCTTATTGCCTGTGTTAATGTTGCGTCGGATGATTACTGTGGAGACGGGTTGGACGGTAGAGCTGACTTGGATGTGTACCCGGACTCAGAAGACTTCACTCGTGTCGTCTCAGGTATGACATCAAGCGAAAGACGGTCAGCGTTGACAGCTGAGGTTTTGTCGAAGCCTTGGAATATTGGCCTGGATTCGGCCAAGCGGACTCTGCAAGTAACAACGCAGAAGGGTGTGAAAACGGTGATGCATCCCTTGACCCGACGGTATCGTACTCGCCAATCGCATTTACGATTTCCCACCATTCGGACCAAGGTTTACAccgacaccatgttttcgtCCGTGATTTCCATCCGCCAGTACAAGTGTGCCCAGGTTTTCACAACCAACATGGCCTATTCGCGTATTTACCCTCTGCAGACCAAGCAGCAAGCTCCTGATGCACTAATGAAGTGGATACATGATGTTGGGGTAATGAGTGACCTAGTTTATGATGGGTCTAAGGAGCAGGGAGGTGGCAAACATTGGAAAGAGATTGAGCAGCGTCACCATATCCATCGCCATGTAACGGAGCCACACAGTCAGTGGCAGAATCGAGCTGAAGGAGAAATTCGTGAAATTAAGAAGGCTGTTCGGCACCAACTGCAGGTTTCTCGTGCACCACAGCGACTatggtgtttttgttgtgaATGGGTGTCGGCTATCCGTCGATTAACTGCTCACGACATTCCTGCACTAAACGGTCGAGTTGCCAcagagcttttggaaggggaCACCCCCGATATTTCTGAGTACGCGCAATTTGACTGGTATGAGCCTGTCTGGTTCATTGACCCAACTTCTGCTTTCCctgaaatgaagaagagattGGGCCAATGGGTCGGAGTTGCATCAGATGTGGGACAGGCAATGActttttggattcttccaaaatcATGCATCCCAATTGCACGTTCCTCTGTTGCTCGCGTCTTTCCAGACGTAGCCGCTACCGATGAATTTAAGGCTGACCTTGCTGAACTTGATCTAGCCATCGAAAATAGAATTGGAAACAGTAAAACTGCAGAACAAAACCAGGTTATTGATGGTCAACTTGCAAATGTAATTTCGGGTCCGACTGATGACCTGTTTGAAGGGTATGCCGATGAGGACTTCCACCCTCTCGAAGAGGctgccgaaaaggccgaagccgacgatTATACGCCCGAATCTCTGGACGAATATCTGACTGCTGAAGTCTTACTACCAACTGGTGGTGAATTGTTGCGTGGTGTTGTAAAGGCTTGGAAACATGATGCTGATGGCAATCCTGTGGGGACCCGTCACAGCAATCCGATCCTCGACACACGTGAGTATGAGGTAGAGCTTCCTGACGGTTTGATCAACGTGTATGCGGCCAACATAATTGCAGAGAATATGTACGCGCAAATTGACCATGAAGGTCGTGAGTTTCTCTTGATGAAAGAGATCACAGACCATAAAGTTGATGGTAACGCGGTTCGCAAGGATGATGGCTTTACCACTGGTAAGAACGGTGAACGGAAACCTCGCAtgacaacaaaaggttggaaACTTCTTGTAtcatggaaagacggatcgacGACTTGGCTTCCGTTGAAGgatctgaaagaatcgaaccCAATTGAAGTAGCCGAGTATGCAGTTGCAAACAAAATTGTTGAAGAGCCTGcatttgcttggtgggtacggCATGCACTTCGTGTTAGAGACAGGGCAATTAAAAAGGTCAAGTCGAAATACTGGAAGCGGTCGCACAAGTACGGCATTGAGTTACCTCATTCTGTCGGAGAAGCACTTCGTATCGATAAGGAAACGGGGACCACATTCTGGCGCGATGGAattgcgaaagaaatgaaaaatgtgaTGCCTGCGTTTGAATTTCGCGACGATGACCGGATGCCGGTTGGCTACAAGGAAATCAaatgtcacatgattttcgataTCAAGGCCTTTTCACTACAAAGGAAAGCACGCCTAGTAGCAGGAGGGCACATGACGGATCCACCTAAAGATCCGACAtttgctagtgttgtttctAGGGACAGTGTGCGAATCGCGTTCCTATTGGCGGCGTTAAATGACTTGGACATTCTTGCGGCTGACGTACAGAACGCATATTTGAacgccaaaacaaaagagaaagtcTGGACGCGCGCTGGAAAGGAGTTTGGATCAAACGCCGGACGACCGGTGTTGATCGTTCGCGCATTATATGGATTAAAGTCGAGTGGAGCTAGATGGAGAGACCATATGGCTGCAACACTACGTGAGGCGGATTATGTCAGCAGTAAGGCTGATCctgatgtttggatgcgTCCCGCGACCAAACCAGATGGTTTCAAGTACTGGGAGTACGTTCTCGTGTATTCTGACGATATTCTCGCCATTAGCCATGACCCGAAAAGTACGATGGACTACCTAGAGTCCAAGTACACTCTCAAGAACGGTACCGTTGCGGAGCCAACAACTTATCTTGGAGCTGAGATCAAGAAGTGGCGCATTGAGGGTTCCGACGACCCAGCGAAGATTCGCTGGGCGATGTCTTCGGAGACCTACATCAAGTCGGCTATTGCTGATGTTGAAACGGAATTGGCGAAAGTTGATAAATGCCTTCCTACGAGGGTAACAATGCCTCTCAGTGCTGGCTATAGGCCAGAACTAGACCAGAGTCCGGAATTGGACGCAAGGAGGGTCACGTATTATCAGGGTCTAGTGGGGGTCCTAAGGTGGATGTGTGAATTGGGCCGGATCGATATTCTGGTGGATGTTGCAATGATGTCTCGCTTTTTGGTACTACCACGCAAAGGGCAATTGCAGCAGCTGTTTCATATTTTCGCATATCTGAAGGCTCACAAAAGGTCGACCTTGGTTTTTGACAATTCAGTTCCTACGTTTGATGCTGAACGGTTTGTTCAGAAAGATTGGTCGGAATTTTACCCGGGTGCAGCGGAGCCGATTCCGCCTAACGTACCGGAACAACGAGGTAGATCAGTGTCAATGACGTGTTTTGTTGATGCGGATCATGCCGGGTGTCGGTTGACTTGCCGGTTGCATACAGGAGTATTGATTTACGTAAACCGTGCGCCGATTTTGTGGTACTCGAAGCGGCAGAACACGGTGGAATCAGCAATGTACTCGTCAGAGTTTTGTGCAATGCGGACGGCAATTGACATGATTGAAGGATTGCGGTATAAGTTGAGGATGCTTGGAGTTGGACTGGACGGACCAACCCATGTGTTATGTGACAACCAGTTGGTTGTTATCAGTTTGACTGCGCCGGAGACAGCATTGAAGCGGAAGCACAATGCGATAAATTATCACAGAACGCGCGAGGCGCAGGCAGCAGGAATTGTCTCAATTGCTAAGGAACCAACAGAGACGAATCTGAGTGATTTTCTGACGAAGAGTGTTCCTGGTCCGCGATTGAGAAAGCTGAGTGGTACAGTTCTTTGGTAAAAGACCAAAGGCCAACAACGGGTGTACTAAGGTATTCCAAACCCCTGTGGAAGTTTCCAAAATGGATTCTGAAGCCAGCCTCTGGAAGAGTGTGCTTTATTGGGCTAGACGCGCAAGAGCTTTTGCTGTGTGCGGAGGTATTGCGGTTCTAGCTCAAGGGGActgatttgatagagccatacTGAACCGGATATGGGGAAGTAAGGTtgaggacaaatgaccttggaggacatctcaggatgagatgctagggtcatcacattagtctagtcttgtgcacattggatgatgtgctcactttcctttattttattctaaagcactctgcaagctgtactactagtcctcttgtgtgctttgttagacttcgccatggccatgcattagatggtttccgccgcagcggaatcatcggtcaagcgacaggacaacgatgaatggaatcatagtccgaAATTGTAGTGCCGATGAACAGAgcaccacgtggatattAAAAGAATCCCAATCGTAGATCGACTCCCGATTCGATTGTTGACAGAGCTGATCTGCTTCCAGTTAGTGCGCAACTCCAGTTGCTAGCGTTAAAAACAACCTAATGAGCAAAGGGCTCTTGCAAGAGAGAGTCTCGTCGTGTTGAAACTGTTGCAAACAGATTACTTTTCCCTACCAgtgctactgctgctgctacttGCTACTGTTACAGTTGCTCGCTTGTGCGACCGGACATGAGAGTATGCAATTCTCACCAACGCCGCTGGAAGAGCCGCGGTGGGATCGCACGGTGAAAGTCGTCGTCTCTCCCGCCACGGCTACGGTCTCGAGACCTTCTACAGATCGCGCGACGGAACACGACAGCCATGAGGGCAACGGGGACACGCCCATGGATAGGCCGCTAAATCCGATAGTCGGTTGTTTGAGCATGGAAGCCGGAGAACCTACTCAACAAGCAGAACACGCGGGAGTTGGCGAGGAggtgttggaaaagacggcCTATGTGGAGGAAGGAGCATCAGTGCTAGGAGCCGAGACGCTTGTTCCGGATGCTGCCTCTGAAGATGAGCGCGATGTTCCGATGATCACGACAACAATTCCAGCTTACGCAATTCCACCAATATCCGTGCCGAGCAACCAAAAGAACACGGACGTTGATACGAACACGACTGAAGTACCGCCCTTTGCCATGGGAGATCACGTGTATCGCTTGACGGGACCGTTTGGATTCTCCCAGCATCACGGCATCGTACTGACTGTGGCACGGAACGAAACGACTCCCCTCGAGTGGATCTTGGAGATTGCTGACTTTGATGCTTTGCTGGGAGCCCAGTCGGATCTTGATTAGAATGAAATGAGACAAACGGATTGTACGTCCACACCGCAACATGCTGGTACGGTTGAAGCAACGTCACAGTCCCCCCACACAGCCGAACTCGAAAAAGCCGACGTGGAGGCTTTGGAGTCCGTCGATAATCACGAGAC of Phaeodactylum tricornutum CCAP 1055/1 PHATR_bd_31x35 genomic scaffold, whole genome shotgun sequence contains these proteins:
- a CDS encoding predicted protein, producing the protein MSKGLLQERLLACATGHESMQFSPTPLEEPRWDRTVKVVVSPATATVSRPSTDRATEHDSHEGNGDTPMDRPLNPIVGCLSMEAGEPTQQAEHAGVGEEVLEKTAYVEEGASVLGAETLVPDAASEDERDVPMITTTIPAYAIPPISVPSNQKNTDVDTNTTEVPPFAMGDHVYRLTGPFGFSQHHGIVLTSPHTAELEKADVEALESVDNHETPKKTDVALTSQYVREYRTSDSTVTWHKVQYHARWLRRHFGRSGTCTAAAADAPGMVRARVDFLLHHPEALPLYHMLQANTECVAVWCRTGTWATLQATSWLAVTAAGQAKSAATLATVAASTTVTVPAAGLWGWMGYTSQASLAVT